One window of Oreochromis niloticus isolate F11D_XX linkage group LG23, O_niloticus_UMD_NMBU, whole genome shotgun sequence genomic DNA carries:
- the srd5a3 gene encoding polyprenal reductase: MWSSVGLSVINVVWSSLALCFLVAFCAHKVSRLLPRRFDTCRAYVLFQDLIRYGKTKQSLKRDDWLRVFDVPKRWFWHFYAVSVGWNGLLLVLYLSFIFQHQYPLWLSDFLDILTGAPGSDSQVPKLSTVLVQLLLWVHSLRRLLECLFVSVFSDGAMHLVQYMFGLGYYIMLGLTILCCDRMEKERSTLLSQLDWLQVAGFVLFIWASWLQHQSMVLLARLRTGKSGTVETLTHRVPEGGWFELVSCPHYFAELLIYISLSFVFRGLSFTWWLVVLYVLFNQALAGQLCHDLYVSKYKSYPRHRRAFIPFVL, encoded by the exons ATGTGGAGCTCAGTGGGGTTGAGTGTCATTAACGTTGTGTGGTCGTCTCTGGCTTTGTGCTTCCTCGTTGCTTTTTGTGCCCACAAAGTGTCGCGACTGTTGCCGAGAAGATTTGACACGTGTCGCGCTTACGTTTTATTTCAGGACCTTATTCGTTACggaaaaactaaacagagcttaAAGCGAGACGACTGGCTGCGGGTTTTTGACGTCCCAAAAAG GTGGTTCTGGCACTTCTATGCAGTCTCTGTTGGCTGGAATGGTCTTCTTCTGGTCTTGTACCTCAGCTTTATATTTCAGCATCAGTATCCTTTGTGGTTGAGCGACTTTTTAGACATTTTGACAGGTGCACCCGGCAGTGACAGTCAAG TCCCAAAGCTGTCCACTGTCCTGGTGCAGCTGTTGCTGTGGGTCCACTCCCTCAGGAGGCTGCTGGAGTGCCTGTTTGTCAGTGTTTTCTCTGATGGGGCAATGCACTTGGTACAATACATGTTCGGCCTGGGGTATTACATCATGTTAGGGTTGACGATCCTCTGCTGTGATCGTATGGAAAAAG AGAGAAGCACCCTCCTCTCTCAGCTGGACTGGTTGCAGGTTGCTGGGTTTGTGCTCTTCATTTGGGCCTCATGGCTGCAGCATCAGTCCATGGTCCTGCTGGCCAGGCTTCGCACTGGAAAGTCAG GAACAGTGGAAACACTGACTCACAGAGTGCCAGAGGGAGGTTGGTTTGAGCTGGTTTCTTGCCCCCATTACTTTGCTGAGCTGTTGATCTACATCTCGTTGAGCTTTGTTTTCAGAGGCCTCTCTTTCACCTGGTGGCTTGTGGTACTGTATGTGCTCTTCAACCAAGCACTGGCAGGACAGCTTTGTCATGACCTTTACGTTAGCAAATACAAGTCATACCCAAGGCATAGAAGAGCATTTATACCATTTGTGCTATGA
- the tmem165 gene encoding putative divalent cation/proton antiporter TMEM165 gives MPRAVGRRDGGANRNVMCVLFPLTAVFLFLSVGVTAIQEEQKSVPEQPPQEKASSAQPPGPVVSEDVSTKGNLGFIHAFAASLSVIIVSELGDKTFFIAAIMAMRYNRLTVLAGAMLALGFMTCLSVLFGYATTIIPRIYTYYVSTALFAIFGIRMLREGLKMSADEGQEELEEVQAEIKKKDEELQRTKLANGTADVEAGTGTAVPQGKWHSFISPIFIQSLTLTFLAEWGDRSQLTTIILAAREDPFGVAVGGTIGHCLCTGLAVIGGRMIAQKISVRTVTIIGGIVFLAFALSALFITPEAGL, from the exons ATGCCTCGCGCGGTTGGCAGAAGAGATGGTGGGGCTAACAGAAATGTGATGTGTGTCTTGTTTCCGCTCACCgccgtgtttttgtttttgtcggTCGGTGTTACTGCTATTCAAGAGGAGCAAAAATCTGTCCCGGAACAGCCCCCACAAGAG AAAGCCTCCAGTGCCCAGCCACCGGGCCCAGTGGTTTCTGAAGATGTCTCCACCAAAGGGAACCTGGGCTTCATTCATGCCTTTGCCGCCTCTTTATCTGTCATCATTGTCTCTGAGTTGGGAGACAAGACCTTTTTCATTGCTGCCATCATGGCCATGCGCTACAACCGCCTCACCGTGCTGGCCGGAGCTATGCTGGCCTTAGGATTCATGACTTGTCTTTCTG TACTGTTTGGCTACGCCACTACCATCATCCCAAGAATCTACACATACTATGTATCCACTGCTCTGTTTGCCATCTTTGGCATTCGCATGCTTAGAGAGGGGCTAAAAATGAGTGCAGATGAAGGtcaggaggagctggaggaggtgcaGGCGGAGATCAAGAAGAAGGACGAAGAG CTCCAGCGGACTAAACTCGCTAATGGGACTGCAGATGTGGAGGCTGGAACAGGGACTGCTGTTCCTCAGGGAAAGTGGCACAGCTTCATCTCACCCATCTTCATCCAATCCCTCACCCTCACTTTCCTCGCAGAGTGGGGGGACCGATCGCAGCTAACTACAATTATTCTAGCTGCCCGGGAG GATCCATTTGGAGTTGCAGTGGGCGGTACCATTGGGCACTGTCTGTGCACAGGACTGGCTGTGATAGGAGGGAGAATGATTGCCCAGAAAATATCTGTTAGAACAG TTACAATCATTGGGGGAATTGTTTTTCTGGCATTTGCCTTGTCTGCCCTGTTCATCACACCAGAAGCTGGACTTTAA